The nucleotide sequence AGCACGTCTGTTGAACTATTTAACGCAGTCTCAACTGAGTCTTGAATGACTCCTATTATAAATCCTACTGCTACTACTTGCATAGCTATGTCGTTACTTATACCAAACAAAGAACAAGCAAGCGGAATGAGCATAAGTGATCCTCCAGCTACTCCGCTAGCTCCACATGCTCCTATAGCAGCGATTATGCTAAGTAAAAGGGCGTTTAAAAAGTCTATTTGGATATTTAGAGTATTTACAGCACTTAGTGATAAAACAGCTATTGTCACAGCAGCTCCTGCCATATTTATAGTTGCTCCTAAAGGAATTGATATAGAGTAGAGTTTTTCATCTAAATTTAACTTTTTACAAAGATTTATATTTACTGGGATATTTGCTGCGCTACTTCTAGTGAAAAATGCAGTGACCGCACTCTCTTTTATGCAAATCATTATGAGTGGATATGGATTTTTCTTTGTTACGAAATAAACTATGAGAGCATTTACCACAAATGCTACAAAAAGCATAGTTCCTACTAAAACAACAAGAAGTTTAGCGTATCCTCCAAGTGCTTCAAAACCTGCTTCTGCCACGCTTGTAGCAACAAGTCCAAATATACCAAACGGTGCTAATTTTATTATAAATTTGACTATTTTTGTTATGCCTTCACTTATATCTTTAAATATCTTTTTAGTCTCTGTAGAAGAGTGTCTAAGAGCTATACCAGTTCCGATCGCCCATGTGAGTATCCCTATATAATTTCCGCTAGATATAGCATGAACTGGATTATCTACCATCTTAAATACTAGATCTTTTAAGACTACTATTATACTTTGAGGTGCCGATGCTAAGGCGTTACTAGTGTTTTGTAAAACTAGAGTCGTTGGAAATATAAAACTAACTATAACTGCTGAGAGAGAAGCCAAAAATGTACCGATAAGATATAAAATAATAATATTTTTAAGTCCATGCGTTTGTTCAAATTCTTTTATAATGATAGATGAAGCAACAAGTATAAATACTAAAATAGGCGCTACTGCTTTTAAAGCCCCTACAAATAAACTTCCTAATATGGACGCTGCATTTACCACTATAGCGGCTTCTACGTTACTTTTGTGCGCTATAAATCCTAAAATGCCTCCAATTATTATTCCTATTAATATTTGAATTATTAAATTTCCATCTGTATAACTTTTGGTTAGTTTTGTGAATATTCCCATTTATTGAACCTTTGATTTGAGATAAATGTCTATTATAATTACATTGTTATTAAAGAAAAATTAAATTTATACCGTTTTAAGCGAAATATAGATTAATGTTTATTTCAAATTATCTATGCTAAAATCAACCCCAAATAAATTAAATAAGGAATATAAATAATGTACCTATTTACAAGCGAAGTAGTAAGTCCTGGTCATCCTGATAAATGTGCCGATATCATAGCAGATAGTATAGTTGATGCGATCCTTAAACAAGATCCAAACGGACGCGTGGCTAGTGAAGTTTTCGTTGCAGGAAAACATATCATTATAGGAGGCGAGGTCAATGCTAATGTCGATTTTACTCATCAAGACTATAGAAATATAGTAAAAAACACTTTAAAAGATATAGGATACAACGGAAATCCGCATTTTACAAGATCTCAATGTCTTCATCCTGATGATCTTGAAGTTGATGTATTTTTAAATCAGCAAAGCCCAGATATAAATCAAGGTGTTGATCAAAGTAGCGGTGAAATAGGCGCTGGAGATCAAGGAATTATGTTTGGATTTGCTTCAAGTGAAACTGAAAATTTTATGCCATCGGCTATAACTTACGCTAGAATGCTTTGCGATAAAGTTTATGATTACGCTCTTAAAAATCCAGATAAACTAGGTGTTGATATCAAAACTCAAGTTACTATAGACTACGGTTCAAAATCAAATTTTGAAAACTGCAAACCTGAGTCTATCCATACAATAGTAGTAAGCGCTCCAAGTGTTGAAAATTTACAAATAGAAGAAGTCAGAACTTTAATCCAAGGATTGATAGATGATGCAGGACTTCCAAAAGAGCTTTATAATAAAGAAAAAACTATTATTTATATAAATCCAACAGGACGCTACGTAAATCATAGTTCGCTTCATGACAGCGGACTAACAGGTAGAAAGCTTATCGTAGATAGTTTTGGCGGATACTCTCCTATAGGTGGTGGCGCTCAAAGCAGCAAAGACTATACAAAAGTCGATCGTAGCGGACTTTACGCAGCAAGATGGATAGCAAAAAATATAGTCGCCGCAGGACTCGCTAAGAAATGTATCGTTCAGCTAAGTTACGCTATAGGTGTAGCAAAACCAGTTAGTATCTCAGTGGATTGTATGGGTACAAATAGCGGTGTAGATGATGAGAGATTATCTGAGTTTGTACATGAGAGTTTTGCTCTAACTCCTAGATGGATAACGGAAAAATTTGGATTAGACAAACCTAGCGCAGATACTTTTTTATATGCCAAAGTAGCTGCTGGAGGTCAAGTTGGAGTTGCTAGTTATCCGTGGGAAAAGTTGGACGCGGTTGAAATTTTTAAAAAATTAAAAT is from Campylobacter fetus subsp. testudinum 03-427 and encodes:
- the metK gene encoding methionine adenosyltransferase (Pfam matches to PF02773.12 S-AdoMet_synt_C, and to PF00438.16 S-AdoMet_synt_N, and to PF02772.12 S-AdoMet_synt_M) translates to MYLFTSEVVSPGHPDKCADIIADSIVDAILKQDPNGRVASEVFVAGKHIIIGGEVNANVDFTHQDYRNIVKNTLKDIGYNGNPHFTRSQCLHPDDLEVDVFLNQQSPDINQGVDQSSGEIGAGDQGIMFGFASSETENFMPSAITYARMLCDKVYDYALKNPDKLGVDIKTQVTIDYGSKSNFENCKPESIHTIVVSAPSVENLQIEEVRTLIQGLIDDAGLPKELYNKEKTIIYINPTGRYVNHSSLHDSGLTGRKLIVDSFGGYSPIGGGAQSSKDYTKVDRSGLYAARWIAKNIVAAGLAKKCIVQLSYAIGVAKPVSISVDCMGTNSGVDDERLSEFVHESFALTPRWITEKFGLDKPSADTFLYAKVAAGGQVGVASYPWEKLDAVEIFKKLK
- the sstT gene encoding sodium ion-motive force-driven serine/threonine transporter (Pfam match to PF00375.14 SDF), translating into MGIFTKLTKSYTDGNLIIQILIGIIIGGILGFIAHKSNVEAAIVVNAASILGSLFVGALKAVAPILVFILVASSIIIKEFEQTHGLKNIIILYLIGTFLASLSAVIVSFIFPTTLVLQNTSNALASAPQSIIVVLKDLVFKMVDNPVHAISSGNYIGILTWAIGTGIALRHSSTETKKIFKDISEGITKIVKFIIKLAPFGIFGLVATSVAEAGFEALGGYAKLLVVLVGTMLFVAFVVNALIVYFVTKKNPYPLIMICIKESAVTAFFTRSSAANIPVNINLCKKLNLDEKLYSISIPLGATINMAGAAVTIAVLSLSAVNTLNIQIDFLNALLLSIIAAIGACGASGVAGGSLMLIPLACSLFGISNDIAMQVVAVGFIIGVIQDSVETALNSSTDVLFTAIASQKS